One Hyphomicrobium sp. CS1GBMeth3 DNA segment encodes these proteins:
- a CDS encoding cysteine hydrolase family protein, which yields MTDARPTLRSLLALPDTPAPLSQSALVLIDCQNTYREGVMQLEGVEPALAECAKLLKRARDAGAPVIHIQHDAGPGTPYDVRAPIGAIADVVAPAAGEKVITKAYPSSFEKTDLDEELKRLGVNNLVLAGFMTHVCVNSTARAAFNHGYSTTVVGNATATRSLPNPNGGVLPAEALHNGALTALADIFAIVVPSGDKVPT from the coding sequence ATGACCGATGCCCGGCCCACGCTCCGCTCTCTTCTGGCCCTTCCCGATACGCCGGCGCCGCTCTCGCAATCGGCGCTCGTGCTGATCGATTGCCAGAACACCTACCGAGAAGGCGTCATGCAGCTCGAAGGCGTGGAGCCGGCGCTTGCCGAATGCGCCAAGCTCTTGAAGCGGGCCCGCGACGCAGGCGCCCCTGTGATCCACATCCAGCACGACGCCGGCCCCGGCACGCCCTACGACGTCCGGGCGCCGATCGGCGCCATTGCGGACGTTGTGGCGCCGGCTGCAGGCGAGAAGGTCATAACCAAGGCGTATCCAAGTTCGTTCGAGAAGACCGACCTCGACGAGGAGCTGAAGCGGCTCGGCGTCAACAATCTGGTGCTCGCCGGCTTCATGACGCACGTGTGCGTGAACTCGACCGCGCGCGCCGCGTTCAACCATGGCTACAGCACGACCGTGGTCGGGAACGCGACGGCGACGCGCTCGTTGCCAAATCCCAACGGCGGCGTGCTGCCGGCCGAGGCCTTGCACAACGGCGCACTTACGGCCTTGGCGGACATCTTCGCAATTGTGGTACCGTCGGGCGACAAGGTCCCGACCTAA